The following DNA comes from Artemia franciscana unplaced genomic scaffold, ASM3288406v1 Scaffold_6293, whole genome shotgun sequence.
tcctttcctatgtcaaaagttttagttttcgagggtaatagctacgtatgttgaaaaaatgaagatattggacaattttatgattgcacatggtaaagaatgtgcttaaaggctcttttcctatgtcaaaagttttagttttcgagggtaatagctacgtatgttgaaaaaatgaagatattagactattttgtgattgcaaatggtgaagaatgtgattaaaggctcttttcctatgtcaaaagttttagttttcgagggtaatagctatatatgttgaaaaaatgaagatattagactattttatgattgcaaatggtaaagaatgtgattaaaggctcttttcctatgtcaaaagttttagttttcgagggtaatagctatgtatgttaaaaaaatgaagatattagacaattttatgattgcacatggtaaagaatgtgattaaaggctcttttcctatttcaaaagttttagttttcgagggtaatagctacgtatgttgaaaaaatgaagatattagattattttaggattgcacatggaaaagaatgtgattaaagactcttttcctatgtcaaaagttttagttttcgagggtaatatttacgtatgttggaaaaatgaagatattagactattttatgattgcaaatggtaaagaatgtgattaaaggctcttttcctatttaaaaagttttagtttttgagggtaatagctatgtctgttgaaaaaatgaagatattagactattttatgattgcaaatggtaaagaatgtgattaaaggctcttttcctatttcaaaagttttagttttcgagggtaatagctacgtatgttgaaaaaatgaagatattagactattttatgattgcaaatggtaaagaatgtgattaaaggctcttttcctatttcaaaagttttagttttcgagggtaatagctaagtatgttgaaaaaatgaaaatattagactattttatgattgcaaatggtaaagaatgtgattaaaggctctttttctatttcaaaagttttagttttcgagggtaatagctacttatgttgaaaaaatgaagatattagactattttatgattgcaaatggtaaagaatgtgattaaaggctcttttcctatgtcaaaagttttagttttcaagggtaataggtttgtctgtggaaaaaatgcagatattagacaattttatgattgcacatggtaaagaatgtgattaaaggctcttttcctatttcgaaagttttagttttcgaggataatagctacgtatgttgaaaaaatgaagatattagactattttatcattgcaaatggtaaagaatgtgattaaaggctcttttcctatgtcaaaagttttagttttcgaggataatagctacgtatgttgaaaaaatgaagatattagactattttatgattgcaaatggtaaagaatgtgattaaaggctcttttcctatgtcaaaaattttagttttcgagggtaatagctacatctgttgaaaaaatgaaaatattagactattttatgattgcaaatggtaaagaatgtgattcaaggctctttttctatttcaaaagttttagttttcgagggtaatagctacttatgttgaaaaaatgaagatattagactattttatgattgcaaatggtaaagaatgtgattaaaggttcttttcctatttcaaaagttttagtttttgagggtaatagctatgtctgttgaaaaaatgaagatattagactattttatgattgcacatggtaaagaatgtgattaaaggctcttttcctatttcaaaagttttagttttcgagggtaatagctacgtatgttgaaaaaatgaaaatattagactattttatgattgcaaatggtaaagaatgtgattaaaggctctttttctatttcaaaagttttagttttcgaggaatgaagatattagattattttaggattgcacatggtaaagaatgtgattaaaggctcttttcctatgtcaaaagttttagttttcgagggtaatatctacgtatgttggaaaaatgaagatattagactattttatgattgcacatggtaaagaatgtgcttaaaggctcttttcctatgtcaaaagttttagttttagagggtaggggagagtcgggtaagacggaccggGGGGCAAGACGGACCTTTTGTCATTGCTCGACTTGAGCGTCACCTTTTTATCACTTGTAGAGCTAGAGACAACTGTCATCTAGTGGCAAGTTTCGGAGCGAAGTCTGAGAGTTGAAGCCAATCTTGTcttcgagaaaaatatttttattcgttttcacaTTCTCGAAACCGGCTtttgaggtaaatgtttttcttttctggtgtttctaatgttctgttttatactgcggtaatttttcttacaaatatggAGGTCTAGGAGAGTGTGtgagacattaatttttttcattgcagcgccatcttatgttataatttttaactattccgaAAAAGCAGGTTTAGGGTAAGATTGACCACAGAGACAGCGGGTAAGACGGACCGGTCCGTCTTGCCCCCTATCATCTGGGatctttttcgaagttattattttttacgtattttgtgAATATTGTGTTGCATTTATTGTTCCCGCAtgtcaattagaaatatattaagctGTCACTCTTTTGAAGAATGGGAAAGTATACTAGGAAAACCACCAGCGGTCTCCACGACCAGGACTTACTGAGAGCAGCTGCTATGCGAGTTAAATCTGGTTCGCCGCTTCGCAAAGTTTCGAAAGAGGTTGGTTTGCCACGAAGCACAGTGCGAAGAGCAGTTGCAAAACTCGACGCAGCAGAACATCCCCAATCAGTGGAGTTGGCAACTACCTTCAACTTTAAAAGTTTGTTCTCAGCAAACGAAGAGATACTTCTGAAGGACTATATGATCACGGCATAGCACATGCATCATGGACTTACGAAAAAGTAGCAGGTCAGCTTGCATATGAATATGCCCAGGCCAAAGGGAAGAATATGCCGAAgttctggactgaaaataaGTGTGCAGGAAAAGACTGGATGAATAGCTTTATGAGTCGTGTTGGGCTTTCCCTAAGGTCTTCCGAAGCGACAAGCCTTGCCAGAGCCACCAGCTTCAACAGGCGAATCCTTGTCAGCgaattcttcaataatttagaaGAGCTGCTTATAAAGCACAAATATCCGccgaatagaatatataatcttgACGAGACTGGAGTAACCACCGTTCAGAAGACACCAAAGGTGGTTGCAGAAAAGGGATCAAAGCAAGTTGGACGCATTACTTCGGCTGAGCGAGGGACGCTGGTAACAGTCGTAGGGTGTATCAACGCAACTGGCCAGTCGATAGCccctttctttgtctttccacGAGTGAACTGGCTTCAAAGTTTTCTCAATGGCACGCCCCCTGGAAGCACAGGAAAATGCCAGCCGTCTGGATGGATGACAGCCGAAATCTTCCCGGATATGATACGCCATCTGATCTCCCAAACGAGTTGCTCGCCCACAAATCGTCTTCTGCTGATTATGGATAACCATGATTCGCACGTCTCATTGAGCGTGGTTAATCTTTGCAGAGAAAACGGCATTGAAGTCATAACGCTTCCGCCACATTGCAGTCACAAGCTGCAGCCTCTTGATGTTGCTGTGTATGGGCCATTCAAGCGATACTACAATGAAGCAGCTAACTCGTGGATGATTTCGAACCCAAACAGGAGGATTACCATTTATGAAATCGGAATATTCGTTGGAATTGCTTTTCCAAGAGttttcgtcatggaaaacgTACTAAGTGGGTtccaaaaaacaggaatataccCTTTCAATaggaacgttttccaagatcacgACTTTCTCAGCGCCTTTGTGACAGACCAACCAGCACCAGAGACGTCTCCCATGACAGGCCAGTCTGCAGTTCCATCAACCAGCCCTGGCGACGAGAGCTTGAATAAGGACGTGCTGCCAACTACCAGTAGCTCAGTGATTTCTGCGACTATGCCAGTGACTCCAGAGTCGGTTCGTCCTCACACTAAGGCGAGTTTCTATGCAAGAGACGGAAAAACATCTAGGAAAAGAACAAAGTCCAAAATTCTGACGAACACACCTGAAAAAACAGACTGGAAGAAGAATttgagttgaaaagaaaaaaatcagaaaagaaagctcaaAGAAAACGGCCTAAAAGAGAAACCTCTCCAAACAGCCTGGGAACGGGAAGACAGCTTCGATGAACATATCGCGCTGGATGATGAAAGTGATGACAGCTTGCATTTGGATGGGTCAGAGGAGGAGGAGTTTCTTGATGGAATCGAACCAAAAAGTGGGGATTTCTTGGTTGTGAAAGTGCCGACCAAGAAGAGCTTCAGGAATTATGTTGGAGTTGTGTGTGattgtgaatctgatggtttccaagttcagttttggaagcgatTAGCTCCATcgagcttttgaaataggaaaagagcctttaatcacattctttaccatttgcaatcataaaatagtctaatatcttcattttttcaacatacgtagctattaccctcgaaaactaaaacttttgaaataggaaaagagcctttaatcacattctttaccatttgcaatcataaaatagtctaatatcttcattttttccacagacctagctattaccctcaaaaactaaaacttttgaaataggaaaagagcctttaatcacattctttacgatttgcaatcataaaatagtctaatatcttcattttttccacagacctagctattaccctcgaaaactaaaacttttgaaataggaaagagcctttaatcacattctttaccttgtgcaatcataaaattgtctaatatcttcattttttccacagacaaagctattaccctcgaaaactagaacttttgacataggaaaagagcctttaatcacattctttaccttgtgcaatcataaaattgtctaatatcttcattttttccacagacaaagctattacactcgaaaactaaaacttttgaaataggaaaagagcctttaatcacattctttaccatttgcaattataaaatagtctaatttcttcattttttcaacatacgtagctattaccctcgaaaactaaaacttttgaaataagaaaagagactttaatcacattctttaccatgtgcaatcataaaattgtctaatatcttcattttttccacagacaaagctattaccctcgaaaactagaacttttgacataggaaaagagcctttaatcacattctttaccttgttcaatcataaaattgtctaatatcttcattttttccacagacaaagctatttccctcaaaaactaaaacttttgaaataggaaaagagcctctaatcacattctttaccatttgcaatcataaaatagtctaatatcttcattttttcaacatacgtagctattaccctcgaaaactaaaacttttgaaataggaaaagagcctttaatcacattctttaccatttgcaatcataaaatagtctaatatcttcattttttcaacatacgtagctattaccctcgaaaactaaaacttttgaaataggaaagagcctttaatcacattctttaccttgtgcaatcataaaattgtctaatatcttcattttttcaacatacttagctattaccctcgaaaactaaaacttttgaaataggaaaagagcctttaatcacattctttaccttgtgcaatcataaaattgtctaatatcttcattttttccacagacaaagctatttccctcaaaaactaaaacttttgaaataggaaaagagcctttaatcacattctttaccatttgcaattataaaatagtctaatatcttcattttttcaacatacgtagctattaccctcgaaaactaaaacttttgaaataagaaaagagactttaatcacattctttaccatgtgcaatcataaaattgtctaatatcttcattttttccacagacaaagctattaccctcgaaaactagaacttttgacataggaaaagagcctttaatcacattctttaccttgtgcaatcataaaattgtctaatatcttcattttttccacagacaaagctatttccctcaaaaactaaaacttttgaaataggaaaagagcctctaatcacattctttaccatttgcaatcataaaatagtctaatatcttctttttttcaacatacgtagctattactccgaaaactaaaacttttaaaataggaaaagagcctttaatcacattctttaccatgtgcaatcataaaatagtctaatatcttcattttttcaacatacgtagctattaccctcgaaaactaaaacttttgaaataggaaaagagcctttaatcacattctttaccatgtgcaatcataaaattgtctaatatcttcattttttcaacatacgtagctattaccctcgaaaactaaaacttttgaaataggaaaagagcctttaatcacattctttaccatgtgcaatcataaaattgtctaatatcttcattttttcaacgtacgtagctattaccctcgaaaactaaaacttttgaaataggaaaagagcctttaatcacattctttaccatttgcaatcataaaattgtctaatatcttcattttttcaacatacgtagctattaccctcgaaaactaaaacttttgaaataggaaaagagactttaatcacattctttactatatgcaatcataaaattgtctaatatcttcattttttccacagacaaagctattaccctcgaaaactagaacttttgacataggaaaagagcctttaatcacattctttaccatgtgcaatcataaaattgtctaattacttcattttttccacagacaaagctatttccctcaaaaactaaaacttttgaaataggaaaagagcctctaatcacattctttaccatttgcaatcataaaatagtctaatatcttcattttttcaacatacgtagctattaccctcgaaaactaaaacttttaaaataggaaaagagcctttaatcacattctttaccatgtgcaatcataaaatagtctaatatcttcattttttcaacatacgtagctattaccctcgaaaactaaaacttttgaaataggaaaagagcctttaatcacattctttaccatgtgcaatcataaaattgtctaatatcttcattttttcaacatacgtagctattaccctcgaaaactaaaacttttgaaataggaaaagagcctttaatcacattctttaccatgtgcaatcataaaattgtctaatatcttcattttttcaacatacgtagctattaccctcgaaaactaaaacttttgacataggaaaagagcctttaatcacattctttaccatgtgcaatcataaaattgtctaatatcttcattttttcaacgtacgtagctattaccctcgaaaactaaaacttttgaaataggaaaagagcctttaatcacattctttaccatgtgcaatcataaaattgtctaatatcttcattttttcaacgtacgtagctattaccctcgaaaactaaaacttttgaaataggaaaagagcctttaatcacattctttaccatttgcaatcataaaattgtctaatatcttcattttttcaacatacgtagctattaccctcgaaaactaaaacttttgaaataggaaaagagactttaatcacattctttactatatgcaatcataaaattgtctaatatcttcattttttccacagacaaagctattaccctcgaaaactagaacttttgacataggaaaagagcctttaatcacattctctaccttgtgcaatcataaaattgtctaatatcttcattttttccacagacaaagctatttccctcaaaaactaaaacttttgaaataggaaaagagcctctaatcacattctttaccacttgcaatcataaaatagtctaatatcttcattttttcaacatacgtagctattaccatcgaaaactaaaacttttaaaataggaaaagagcctttaatcacattctttaccatgtgcaatcataaaatagtctaatatcttcattttttcaacatacgtagctattacccctcgaaaactaaaacttttgaaataggaaaagagcctttaatcacattctttaccatgtgcaatcataaaattgtctaatatcttcattttttcaacatacgtagctattaccctcgaaaactaaaacttttggaataggaaaagagcctttaatcacattctttaccatgtgcaatcataaaattgtctaatatcttcattttttcaacgtacgtagctattaccctcgaaaactaaaacttttgaaataggaaaagagcctttaatcacattctttaccatttgcaatcataaaattgactaatatcttcatttttttccacagacaaaggtatttccctcaaaaactaaaacttttgaaataggaaaagagcgtctaatcacattctttaccatttgcaatcataaaatagtctaatatcttcattttttcaacatacgtagctattaccctcgaaaactaaaacttttgaaataggaaaagagcctttaatctaattctttaccatgtgcaatcataaaatagtctaatatcttcattttttcaacatacgtagctattacc
Coding sequences within:
- the LOC136043467 gene encoding uncharacterized protein LOC136043467, coding for MPKFWTENKCAGKDWMNSFMSRVGLSLRSSEATSLARATSFNRRILVSEFFNNLEELLIKHKYPPNRIYNLDETGVTTVQKTPKVVAEKGSKQVGRITSAERGTLVTVVGCINATGQSIAPFFVFPRVNWLQSFLNGTPPGSTGKCQPSGWMTAEIFPDMIRHLISQTSCSPTNRLLLIMDNHDSHVSLSVVNLCRENGIEVITLPPHCSHKLQPLDVAVYGPFKRYYNEAANSWMISNPNRRITIYEIGIFVGIAFPRVFVMENVLSGFQKTGIYPFNRNVFQDHDFLSAFVTDQPAPETSPMTGQSAVPSTSPGDESLNKDVLPTTSSSVISATMPVTPESVRPHTKASFYARDGKTSRKRTKSKILTNTPEKTDWKKNLS